The following are encoded together in the Sphingomicrobium clamense genome:
- the rpe gene encoding ribulose-phosphate 3-epimerase codes for MAKPLISPSILSADFAKLGEEIRAIDEAGADWIHVDVMDGHYVPNITIGPGVVKAIRKHTDKPFDVHLMISPVDQYLEAFAEAGADIITIHPEAGPHAHRTLQAIRGLGKKAGIVLNPGTGVDNLDYLLDLADLVLVMSVNPGFGGQKFIPDQLRKVEKIAELKEKRGLDYHIEVDGGVDPDTAPRCVDAGATALVAGTAVFRGGPQAYASNIAALKGA; via the coding sequence ATGGCCAAACCACTTATTTCCCCGTCGATCCTGTCCGCCGATTTCGCCAAGCTTGGTGAGGAAATCCGCGCCATCGACGAAGCCGGCGCCGACTGGATCCACGTCGACGTCATGGACGGACATTATGTCCCCAACATCACCATCGGCCCGGGCGTCGTGAAGGCAATCCGCAAGCACACGGACAAGCCCTTCGACGTCCACCTGATGATTTCCCCCGTCGACCAGTATCTCGAGGCGTTTGCCGAGGCAGGCGCAGACATCATCACCATCCATCCCGAGGCCGGACCGCATGCCCACCGAACGCTCCAGGCGATCCGTGGGCTGGGCAAGAAGGCAGGCATCGTCCTCAATCCGGGTACCGGCGTCGACAATCTTGACTATCTGCTCGACCTCGCCGATCTCGTCCTTGTGATGAGCGTCAATCCGGGCTTCGGGGGTCAGAAGTTCATCCCCGACCAGCTCCGCAAGGTCGAGAAAATCGCCGAACTCAAGGAAAAACGCGGGCTCGATTATCATATCGAGGTCGATGGTGGCGTCGATCCCGACACCGCGCCGCGTTGCGTCGATGCTGGGGCGACCGCATTGGTGGCGGGCACGGCGGTCTTCCGCGGCGGCCCGCAAGCCTACGCATCTAACATTGCCGCGCTCAAGGGTGCGTGA
- a CDS encoding RsmB/NOP family class I SAM-dependent RNA methyltransferase, translated as MPRPSEDQNPGVPARAAALRMLDAVLRRDETLDQAARHSTKGLSPSDAGLALAIAGEVLRRLPLLDLTIDRAMRLPLAEDAKARMVLRMALAQRIGLDTPPHAILATALPLVEGGPRRLVHGVLSNLFKRDLPQGAALPETVAKRWEDTWGGAEVKAAEKLLAHRPPLDLSFAGVVPDDFPGTSLLPGHRRLEDAGDVTALPGFAEGGWWVQDIAASLPARLVPSDAARVLDACAAPGGKTMQLAAAGHQVTALDRNRSRLGRLRDNLERTGLQAEVVEGMLEDHRAEPYDAVLIDAPCSSSGTYRRHPEVLYRARPRVIADMADVQARLLDAAVPLVRDGGSLVYATCSLEPEEGELQVRSFLKRHSEFMLRPVPTIGDFGPSGDGWWRILPTALKNVGGCDGFFACHLVKRG; from the coding sequence ATGCCAAGACCCAGCGAAGACCAGAATCCCGGAGTCCCCGCCCGCGCGGCCGCGCTCCGTATGCTCGATGCCGTGCTGCGCCGCGACGAGACGCTCGACCAGGCGGCACGCCATTCGACCAAGGGGCTGTCTCCGTCCGATGCCGGACTGGCGCTCGCAATCGCGGGTGAGGTCTTGCGCCGCCTGCCGTTGCTCGATTTGACCATCGACCGTGCGATGCGCCTGCCGCTGGCTGAGGACGCCAAGGCGCGCATGGTGCTGCGCATGGCGCTGGCTCAGCGGATCGGGCTCGACACGCCGCCACATGCGATCCTCGCGACGGCGTTGCCGCTGGTCGAGGGCGGCCCGCGCCGATTGGTTCACGGCGTCCTCTCCAACCTGTTCAAGCGCGACCTTCCGCAGGGCGCTGCGCTGCCCGAGACGGTCGCGAAGCGCTGGGAAGACACTTGGGGCGGGGCCGAGGTCAAGGCCGCCGAAAAACTGCTCGCGCATCGTCCGCCGCTCGACCTCAGCTTTGCCGGAGTCGTGCCGGACGACTTTCCCGGCACCTCGCTCCTGCCGGGCCATCGCCGGCTGGAAGATGCCGGTGACGTCACCGCGCTCCCGGGCTTTGCCGAAGGCGGCTGGTGGGTGCAGGACATCGCCGCCTCGCTCCCCGCGCGTCTCGTCCCGTCCGACGCCGCGCGCGTGCTCGATGCCTGCGCCGCTCCGGGCGGCAAGACGATGCAGCTCGCAGCCGCCGGTCACCAGGTCACTGCGCTCGACCGCAACCGGAGTCGTCTCGGACGACTCCGCGACAATCTCGAACGCACCGGGCTGCAGGCCGAGGTCGTCGAAGGCATGCTCGAAGACCATCGGGCGGAGCCATACGACGCGGTGCTGATCGATGCGCCGTGCAGCTCCAGCGGGACCTATCGCCGCCATCCTGAAGTCCTCTACCGCGCCCGCCCACGCGTCATTGCCGACATGGCCGACGTGCAGGCACGCCTACTCGATGCCGCTGTGCCGCTGGTGCGCGATGGCGGGAGCCTCGTCTACGCCACGTGCAGCCTCGAGCCTGAAGAGGGCGAACTACAGGTCCGCTCCTTCCTCAAACGGCATTCCGAATTCATGCTTCGGCCGGTCCCGACCATCGGCGATTTCGGCCCGTCCGGCGACGGCTGGTGGCGGATCCTGCCCACGGCACTCAAAAATGTCGGTGGATGCGACGGATTCTTCGCATGCCACCTTGTGAAAAGGGGCTGA
- a CDS encoding uroporphyrinogen-III synthase, whose amino-acid sequence MRPLAILRPEPGGSLSAARAEALGIETIIRLPLFKVRPCEWKAPDPERFDAILMTSANAARHAGEGLDALKSLPVHAVGEATAAAARSAGMMVDRVGNAGISEMLEGLPNGLRLLHLAGRHRRVPSDLSQMVVPVEVYTAVKREHPEGIAQLEGAVACVHSPRAGKRLAELVPDEVRSTVSIAAISEAAAQACGEGWERVSTAKTPDDPTLLSLAKRLCDTPSSSGGQEE is encoded by the coding sequence TTGAGGCCATTGGCAATCCTTCGCCCCGAGCCCGGCGGGTCGCTCAGCGCGGCGCGGGCCGAAGCGCTGGGGATCGAGACGATCATCCGCCTCCCACTGTTCAAGGTCCGCCCATGCGAATGGAAGGCCCCCGATCCCGAGCGGTTCGACGCCATCCTGATGACCAGCGCCAATGCCGCGCGGCATGCTGGCGAAGGGCTCGACGCGCTGAAATCGCTTCCAGTGCACGCGGTCGGAGAGGCGACTGCAGCGGCGGCCCGCTCGGCGGGCATGATGGTCGACCGGGTCGGAAATGCCGGGATCTCGGAGATGCTGGAGGGTCTCCCGAACGGGTTGCGACTGCTCCATTTGGCCGGACGCCATCGGCGTGTGCCCTCCGACCTGTCGCAGATGGTCGTGCCGGTGGAGGTCTACACCGCCGTGAAACGGGAGCATCCGGAGGGCATCGCCCAGCTGGAAGGGGCGGTCGCGTGCGTGCACAGTCCGCGGGCCGGAAAGAGGCTGGCAGAGCTGGTTCCGGACGAAGTCCGCTCGACGGTCTCGATCGCGGCGATCAGCGAGGCGGCCGCCCAGGCCTGCGGTGAGGGTTGGGAGCGCGTGTCGACCGCCAAGACGCCCGACGACCCGACATTACTTTCACTCGCCAAAAGACTGTGCGACACTCCTTCCTCGAGTGGAGGGCAAGAAGAATGA
- a CDS encoding prolyl hydroxylase family protein has translation MAARAFPSDVAERLSATTGVQKLPNRKLDLFFVRDFLSDEDCAALCDLIDRNRRPSEIANDMGDAAFRTSETCDLDAGEPVVQRVETLLTMLTGIPGCFGEAIQGQRYAPGQEFKAHTDTFTPGTPDFYHHCAEQGQRTWTAMLYLNEPEAGGATRFKVINKTVQPETGKLLLWNNLLPDGNENHATLHHGMKVRSGTKYIITKWYRQHEA, from the coding sequence ATGGCAGCCAGGGCTTTTCCCTCTGACGTCGCGGAGCGCCTGAGCGCGACCACCGGCGTCCAGAAACTTCCCAACCGGAAGCTCGATCTCTTCTTCGTCCGCGACTTTCTTTCGGACGAGGATTGCGCCGCGCTGTGCGACCTGATCGACCGGAATCGTCGACCCTCGGAAATCGCCAACGACATGGGGGATGCGGCCTTTCGCACCAGCGAGACGTGCGATCTCGATGCCGGCGAGCCGGTGGTGCAGCGGGTCGAGACATTGCTTACCATGCTAACCGGCATCCCCGGCTGCTTCGGGGAGGCGATCCAGGGGCAGCGCTATGCGCCGGGGCAGGAATTCAAGGCGCATACCGACACGTTCACGCCGGGTACGCCCGATTTCTACCATCACTGCGCCGAGCAGGGGCAGCGGACCTGGACCGCGATGCTCTACCTCAACGAACCAGAGGCGGGCGGGGCGACGCGGTTCAAGGTGATCAACAAGACGGTGCAGCCCGAGACCGGCAAGCTGCTCCTGTGGAACAACCTCCTTCCTGACGGGAACGAAAATCACGCGACGCTGCATCACGGAATGAAGGTACGGAGCGGGACGAAATACATCATCACCAAATGGTATCGCCAGCACGAGGCCTAG
- a CDS encoding NAD(P)H-dependent glycerol-3-phosphate dehydrogenase encodes MSIDKIAVVGGGAWGTALAQVAAAGGKDVTLWALEDDVVSAINKIHENPIYLKGCKLSESIRATSNFSELSDADAWIVVTPAQHMRAVLGRAPCPNMPLVLCSKGIEEQSGQLLHNVAADVCSSSPIAVLSGPTFAHEVAKGLPTAVTLACEDDDLCNALRDRLSMPSFRIYTSDDVAGAEVGGAIKNVLAIACGIVAGKELGENARSALIARGFAEMKRFGAAFGAREETLAGLSGLGDLVLTCSSTASRNFSLGKAIGEGKAAADLMKDRTTVAEGAHTAPVLRRLSREKDIDMPIVAAVDDLLAGRCDVDAVLERLLSRPPRPETA; translated from the coding sequence ATGAGTATAGACAAGATTGCCGTCGTCGGCGGGGGTGCGTGGGGGACCGCCCTCGCGCAGGTAGCAGCGGCGGGTGGCAAGGACGTCACCCTCTGGGCGCTTGAGGACGATGTCGTCTCGGCGATCAACAAGATTCACGAAAACCCGATCTACCTGAAGGGCTGCAAGCTCAGCGAAAGCATTCGCGCGACCAGCAATTTCTCCGAACTCTCCGACGCCGACGCCTGGATCGTAGTCACGCCCGCGCAGCATATGCGCGCCGTGCTCGGCCGCGCGCCGTGCCCCAACATGCCGCTCGTGCTGTGCTCGAAGGGGATCGAGGAGCAATCCGGCCAATTGCTGCATAATGTCGCGGCTGATGTTTGCTCGTCTTCGCCGATCGCGGTCTTGTCAGGTCCGACTTTCGCGCACGAGGTCGCGAAGGGACTGCCGACGGCAGTGACGCTGGCCTGCGAAGATGACGATCTGTGCAATGCATTGCGCGACCGGCTCTCAATGCCCTCCTTCCGCATCTACACCAGCGACGACGTCGCCGGGGCCGAAGTGGGCGGGGCGATCAAGAACGTGCTGGCGATCGCTTGCGGCATCGTGGCGGGCAAGGAGTTGGGCGAGAATGCGCGATCGGCGCTGATCGCAAGGGGCTTTGCCGAGATGAAGCGGTTTGGAGCTGCCTTCGGCGCGCGCGAAGAAACGCTGGCGGGCCTATCGGGCCTTGGCGATCTCGTCCTCACCTGCTCGTCGACCGCCAGCCGCAACTTCTCGCTCGGTAAGGCGATTGGCGAGGGCAAGGCTGCTGCCGATCTGATGAAAGACCGCACTACGGTCGCCGAAGGCGCGCACACGGCCCCGGTGCTGCGCCGCCTGTCGCGGGAGAAAGACATCGACATGCCGATCGTGGCGGCGGTCGACGATTTGCTGGCGGGACGCTGCGACGTCGATGCGGTGCTCGAACGACTGCTCAGCCGTCCGCCGCGACCTGAAACCGCCTGA
- a CDS encoding serine hydrolase, translating into MTSRLAFLPLAFAVAGLSGAIAHVENIESRDSPPPPTVDTRDVVEVAQTTQQQLQPAPPPRPAGVQVLEAQILERVRSFNGMSGIAIKSIDDGWEAGWRTERLLPQQSVSKMWVALTALDKADKGEVDLNTRVTLGRNDLTLWSRATANRVLRNGWTASLDELLYEAITKSDNHANDKLMWAVGGPQAVRDTLAAKGLDDINFYEGERALQAKIAGLTWNASYSLGNNFSAARARVPASQRSAAFNAYIDNPYDGASAIGIARALAKLERGELLSPQSTAKLLTTMGMTKTGRLRVQGGIKAGWSWSHKTGTGQNYRGRVGGLNDIGILTAPDGSSYAVAMLTVPNATDGGAQELMRDVTRMIIAYHEQHGSQGFSL; encoded by the coding sequence ATGACGTCACGTCTTGCATTCTTGCCATTGGCCTTTGCGGTCGCCGGCCTGTCCGGCGCGATCGCGCATGTCGAGAATATCGAAAGCCGTGACTCGCCCCCGCCGCCCACGGTCGATACGCGCGACGTCGTTGAAGTTGCCCAGACCACCCAGCAGCAGCTCCAACCCGCGCCGCCGCCGCGTCCTGCCGGCGTGCAGGTGCTCGAAGCCCAGATTCTCGAGCGCGTGCGCAGCTTCAACGGAATGTCGGGGATCGCGATCAAATCGATCGACGATGGCTGGGAAGCCGGCTGGCGCACCGAGCGGCTGCTGCCGCAGCAATCGGTCAGCAAGATGTGGGTCGCGCTCACCGCGCTCGACAAGGCGGACAAAGGTGAGGTCGATCTCAACACGCGCGTCACGCTGGGTCGCAACGACCTGACGCTTTGGAGCCGTGCCACCGCCAACCGCGTACTGCGCAATGGTTGGACCGCGAGCCTCGACGAACTGCTCTACGAAGCCATCACCAAGTCCGACAATCACGCCAACGACAAGCTCATGTGGGCCGTCGGCGGGCCGCAGGCCGTGCGCGATACGCTGGCTGCGAAGGGGCTGGATGACATCAACTTCTATGAGGGTGAACGCGCCCTTCAGGCCAAAATTGCGGGCCTGACCTGGAATGCCAGCTATTCGCTGGGCAACAATTTCAGCGCCGCGCGGGCGCGCGTGCCGGCATCACAGCGCTCGGCCGCATTCAACGCCTATATCGACAACCCCTATGACGGCGCATCGGCGATAGGCATTGCACGCGCACTGGCCAAGCTGGAGCGTGGCGAATTGCTGTCGCCCCAGTCGACCGCAAAGCTGCTGACGACGATGGGCATGACCAAGACCGGTCGCCTTCGCGTGCAAGGCGGGATCAAGGCGGGCTGGAGCTGGAGCCACAAGACCGGGACCGGCCAGAATTATCGCGGCCGTGTCGGCGGCTTGAACGATATCGGCATTCTCACCGCGCCCGACGGGTCGAGCTATGCGGTCGCCATGCTCACCGTGCCCAATGCGACCGACGGCGGTGCGCAGGAGCTGATGAGGGATGTCACGCGCATGATTATCGCCTATCACGAGCAGCATGGCAGCCAGGGCTTTTCCCTCTGA
- a CDS encoding DUF1674 domain-containing protein: MAPPSAHLAGMKRPDHVKPPKHLSPSPPVPEPEAKDQPETPDGEEERPDPTRYGDWEKKGIAIDF, translated from the coding sequence ATGGCGCCTCCTAGCGCCCATCTTGCCGGAATGAAACGCCCCGATCACGTCAAGCCGCCCAAGCACCTGTCGCCCTCGCCGCCGGTTCCCGAGCCCGAGGCCAAGGACCAGCCGGAGACGCCCGACGGCGAAGAAGAGCGGCCCGACCCCACCCGCTATGGCGACTGGGAGAAAAAGGGCATTGCAATCGACTTCTAG
- the tsaD gene encoding tRNA (adenosine(37)-N6)-threonylcarbamoyltransferase complex transferase subunit TsaD — translation MAIILGLESSCDDTAAALVDTDRQILSQAVVGQADRHSPYGGVVPEIAARAHVEILPDLVRQVLEDAEMEIGDIDAIAATAGPGLVGGVMVGLLTGKGLALAAGKPLIAVNHLEGHALSPRLADPSLDFPYLLLLASGGHCQLLEVRGVGDYRRLATTIDDAAGEAFDKAAKQLGLGYPGGPAVEKLAAEGCPTAVPLPRPMIGSGEPHFSFAGLKSAVQRAVASGQFEPEDVAASFQQAVIDCFVDRTRIAIEQADVKSLVVAGGVAANQGVRRSLEKLAGQHGLAFSVPPGWLCTDNAAMIAWAGVERFASGEFAGDPLDTPARARWPLDSDADKVRGAGVKA, via the coding sequence ATGGCGATCATCCTCGGCCTCGAATCCTCGTGCGACGATACGGCGGCGGCGCTGGTCGACACCGACCGGCAAATCTTGAGCCAGGCGGTGGTCGGACAGGCGGACCGCCATTCGCCCTATGGCGGCGTCGTGCCCGAGATTGCCGCGCGCGCCCATGTCGAAATCCTGCCCGACCTGGTGCGGCAGGTGCTCGAAGATGCCGAGATGGAGATTGGCGATATCGACGCCATCGCCGCGACTGCGGGTCCGGGGCTGGTCGGCGGCGTCATGGTGGGGCTACTCACGGGAAAGGGGCTTGCACTAGCGGCGGGCAAGCCGCTGATCGCGGTCAATCACCTCGAAGGCCATGCGCTGAGCCCGCGCCTCGCCGATCCCTCGCTCGACTTCCCCTATCTGTTGCTGCTCGCCAGCGGTGGCCATTGCCAGCTGCTCGAAGTGCGCGGCGTTGGCGATTATCGCCGTCTTGCCACCACGATCGACGATGCGGCCGGCGAGGCCTTCGACAAGGCCGCCAAGCAGCTCGGGCTGGGCTATCCCGGCGGACCGGCAGTCGAGAAACTGGCCGCTGAGGGTTGTCCCACCGCCGTGCCGCTCCCGCGTCCGATGATCGGCAGCGGCGAACCCCATTTCTCCTTCGCTGGCCTGAAGAGCGCGGTGCAACGCGCGGTGGCGAGCGGCCAGTTCGAGCCGGAGGATGTCGCTGCCTCCTTCCAGCAGGCGGTGATCGACTGTTTCGTCGACCGGACCCGCATTGCGATCGAGCAGGCCGATGTGAAGTCGCTGGTCGTGGCCGGCGGTGTCGCCGCCAACCAGGGCGTGCGTCGTTCGCTCGAGAAATTGGCGGGGCAGCACGGCCTGGCCTTTTCGGTCCCGCCCGGCTGGCTGTGCACCGACAATGCGGCGATGATTGCCTGGGCTGGGGTCGAACGCTTTGCCTCGGGCGAGTTTGCGGGCGATCCGCTCGATACGCCGGCGCGGGCGCGCTGGCCGCTCGACAGTGATGCTGACAAGGTGCGTGGTGCAGGAGTGAAGGCATGA
- a CDS encoding inositol monophosphatase family protein: MDAAFFTELSDAARKAIEGAAREPENKAGGNDFDPVTEADRAAERAMRERIERRFPDHGIWGEEYGWTGQGSDSWWSLDPIDGTRAFVCGLPSWAVLVGFLSDGEHRAGMIDLPALSERVIAIDGRTQRNGETVRVSGVTVLNEARIATTDPGILSAREQQGFAKLYERSRVARYGLDAMAYARVATGDIDLVAETNLKPHDYDALVAVVRGAGGFVGNWSGGSDLTGGDVIAAASEQLYEEAVKLL; this comes from the coding sequence ATGGACGCAGCCTTCTTCACCGAATTGAGCGATGCTGCGCGCAAGGCGATCGAAGGCGCCGCGCGCGAGCCCGAGAACAAGGCGGGCGGGAACGATTTCGATCCCGTCACCGAAGCCGATCGAGCGGCGGAGCGGGCGATGCGCGAACGGATAGAGCGTCGGTTTCCTGATCACGGGATCTGGGGGGAGGAATATGGCTGGACCGGACAGGGTTCGGACAGCTGGTGGAGCCTCGACCCGATCGACGGGACGCGGGCGTTCGTTTGCGGGCTGCCGAGCTGGGCGGTGCTGGTGGGTTTCCTAAGCGATGGCGAGCATCGCGCGGGGATGATCGACCTGCCCGCGCTGTCGGAGCGAGTGATCGCGATCGATGGCCGCACGCAGCGTAACGGCGAGACGGTGCGGGTGAGCGGGGTCACGGTGTTAAACGAGGCGCGGATTGCGACGACCGATCCGGGTATCTTGTCCGCACGCGAGCAGCAGGGTTTTGCCAAGCTTTACGAGCGCTCGCGCGTGGCGCGTTACGGGCTCGATGCGATGGCCTATGCGCGGGTGGCGACCGGAGACATCGACCTGGTCGCGGAAACCAACTTGAAGCCGCACGACTATGATGCGCTGGTCGCGGTGGTGCGCGGTGCGGGCGGGTTCGTCGGTAACTGGTCGGGGGGATCGGACCTGACGGGCGGCGACGTGATCGCGGCAGCGAGCGAACAGCTCTACGAGGAAGCGGTCAAGCTGCTCTAG
- the hemC gene encoding hydroxymethylbilane synthase produces MTKSLRLGTRGSPLAVIQAEMVAAALKKAHGCLVEIVTLKTSGDRIQNRPLAEIGGKAVWTKELDRALLAGETDLSVHSMKDVESERPEGLGIAAILERADRRDRLIGAERLDALREGAIIGTSSPRRAAQLRHLRPDLKTVNLRGNVATRMKAVDSGQVDATLLAAAGLDRLGLVDVGHALDDLLPAPAQGAVGIDAREDDLKTRNLLAAIDHAETHEDVLVERAFVRALGGDCHSPVAAAARHDNGRITLDAALYAEDGSACVTGSCHMAVGDADPAIALAETLLSDAPPSIRELFT; encoded by the coding sequence ATGACGAAAAGCCTCCGACTGGGGACGAGAGGGTCGCCGCTCGCGGTGATCCAGGCCGAAATGGTCGCTGCCGCGCTGAAGAAAGCGCATGGCTGTCTGGTCGAGATTGTGACGCTCAAGACATCCGGAGACCGGATCCAAAACCGTCCGCTGGCCGAGATTGGCGGCAAGGCGGTGTGGACCAAGGAACTCGACCGCGCGCTACTGGCGGGCGAAACCGATCTCTCGGTGCACAGCATGAAGGATGTCGAGAGCGAACGGCCTGAAGGGCTGGGGATCGCAGCGATCCTCGAACGGGCGGACCGCCGCGATCGGCTGATCGGGGCTGAGCGCCTCGACGCGCTACGCGAAGGCGCGATCATAGGTACGTCGAGCCCGCGCCGTGCGGCGCAACTTCGTCATCTGCGCCCCGACCTCAAGACCGTGAACTTGCGCGGCAATGTCGCGACGCGGATGAAGGCGGTCGACAGCGGCCAGGTCGATGCCACCTTGTTGGCGGCGGCGGGCCTCGACCGGCTTGGTCTAGTCGACGTTGGCCATGCGCTGGACGACTTGCTGCCCGCACCTGCCCAAGGCGCGGTAGGCATCGATGCGCGCGAGGATGACTTAAAGACGCGCAACTTGCTGGCGGCGATCGACCATGCCGAAACCCACGAGGATGTCCTGGTCGAACGCGCCTTCGTCCGTGCGCTGGGCGGGGACTGCCATAGTCCGGTCGCCGCCGCCGCGCGGCATGACAATGGCCGGATTACGCTCGACGCCGCGCTCTATGCCGAAGACGGCAGTGCCTGCGTCACGGGGTCGTGCCACATGGCGGTCGGCGATGCAGACCCCGCAATAGCACTCGCCGAAACACTATTATCGGACGCGCCGCCGTCGATCCGGGAGCTTTTTACTTGA